In Nymphaea colorata isolate Beijing-Zhang1983 chromosome 10, ASM883128v2, whole genome shotgun sequence, the genomic stretch ACGGCGTAGATGATCCCAGGAAGGTACCCCAAAATCGTCAGCAACAAGCAGATCCAGAACTCTATCTGTCAACACAAAAAGGAGcagagaaaatatatatatatcagactCACAAAAATAAAGGGTAGCAGAACAGCAGTTTCTTATAGTAGAAGACCAGTTTCAAAAACTCCATGAAACTCAGTTACTTTTTCCTCCGTcacgagagagacagagagagaaagcggTGAAGTCTTctatgaaacacacacacacacatactgcTATTTCGAACTTAAGCCTCTCCTGAAACAAAAGACACacgagaaacaaaacaaagggaaggctCCCTTGATGTTGTAACACTAGTCTCTCGTAACAGgcaaatctttttcttttgccctCTTCATCGTTTTCacagagaaaaaacaaagacagAATCGAGGTGGGGGGTTAACCTTGCAGCCGAACTTGAGGAAGACTCCCAGGGGAGGAAGGATGATAGCGAGGAGGATGTCGACGCAGTTGGCCGTCCCGTCACCCatctttctccctcttctttcaAGTCTTACTCCTCCTACTGCTTCGccttccttctttctctgctcctgCGCAGATAGACGGAAAACAGAGGGCTGCGGAGTGACAACAACGAGATGGCCGACCTCCTTTTATAGCCTCAGAGATGCCACGTGGCATTATTGATAATAAACCGGCGATGTGAGACGCCGGAGGCTCATCGCTGCGTAACAGCTAAGCAAAACGCCAACCCTCGACCGACAACCTTTCCACGTGCCCGCATTTGACACGATCTCCGAGCCACGTGGCAGTTTATCTAACCGTTGGATCTTTAGCCACcaccctctctcgctctcgagTGCCGATCACGTGGAGGCTCTCCTTCGCCGACCCCACTCCGCGGACCAAACCTTTGAGAGCCCCCGCCGATATTTAATCGTTTTCTTGTTCGTCCTCGTCATCGTTCATATCgtcatattttctctctctagtaaAGGTTTGAGCAGAAGTGCTTGAGCTTCCCTTGTTTAATGGTTTTGTAAAGGTATTATCCTCTCTTTCGCCTTGTAAAATTTGATGAAGCAATCAAATCTCATGTTCAACAACGACTTAATATGCTTCTGAAGTTCAACAGAGTTGTTTTTAAAGCCGAAGATGTTCGTTGCTGTCGGTTTAGTTCTCCATTAAATCATGATCTCAAGTTTAATTAAGTATCGAAGCAGTAACCGGCCACTAATCCAATCAGACCGGTGAAAGTATAAGTACAAGGTGGAAGTTCAGGAGAAACCAGTTGCTTTCCCATTGTTCTTGCCTGTTTAGAGTTCTGCACTTGAATGTCATCTCCGTGTTCAATTTTTATACCGTATTAAAGGGTGCTGTCCAAGGGCCCATGTTCTCCTTCATGGATGTAAAAATACAAGGGTGAGGGTAGATGGTGATATGTCGAAGTCATCTGACCTCAAGCCCTTGGAATCTTCCTGAGTGTGAAAAGGGAAGGcatcaaaagaaggaaaagggttTGGACGGTGAAGGAGGTTTACATCGTTGGGCCCAAAGTGCATGCATGCCTTCATTTGTCAAGAAGAAAcatgtcttttatttttaatatgtcTCATTATGATCCAATCTTTGAATTACATATGTATTCATGTCAAAGCTTCAATATTAAGAAACTTATTTATAATACATTGAAAGAAATCTCAAAGATAGAGATACGGTATCATCCATCTATTTGATTTTGACTGATTTTTTCCCCATATGTTGTAGATTTCAACGCAGCCCCTCAGACTGAATTCGAATACCATGATTGCAAATATGAAAGAAACTGCAAgatttgatctgaaaattatTGATTGCCGTATATAAGTTGGAGGTTGTAAGGTCAAGTAGGAAATTAATTATGAATTTTCAACCTGTAATATGAGCTAAAAATGgcgaatttttttttcccagtaGATTGAGATATCAATTTGACATTCAATAatcattcaataaaaaaatctcaTATTGATACCATGGCTGTGAAAATAAGTAAAGAatttgaaagaatttttttttataaatagaaaaaaaaaaacaaatatattgGGTGACTCAACGGCTCAAAGAGCCTATATctacgagaaaaaaaaattactttctctttcttccatttATACATGTTGAAACTTCGAACTTAAGAAACTTCTTTGCAATAGATCAAAATGAATCTGCTAGCTTATTATATTACAGACCAGTTCTATTTGACAAATTTATATAGATAGCTTTTGCATACGCTGTATTTTCTAAAGCTGGCAAGTAGACTTCCATGGTCACATATATTGAATTTGGTGGATTGGCATATCGAAGGGAAATCCTTGAATAGGTCTCTGTTTAGAGGAATGGATCGTCATCGGTATCAAACACGTCCAGTGGTGTAAAGATGTGTACAACAATCGTCACTAGCAAACATTTTTCTCACTGGCGCAGTGTGCCGCACAGTAGATAATATTTCTAGTGACGATAAAGCTACTGCTCATACAGACCTAACCTCCCCCTCTCCAATTGAGATCTTCCAGTTTCTCTACTTTTAGGAATCGCCTTCGGCATAAAATCTCCAAGGCTGTATCCTTATGCCTTCAAGGTTCTGGTAACATATAGTTGAGATATTTTAGTTGAGGGGGTCCCTCCAATTATTGGTAACATCCTTAGCCCCATTGTCAGCTAAACCAGTACCCGTCATCCAGCAAGAATTCTATATTATTGTGAAATCTGTCGGGCTCAACTCGGTCtattggttcctttttttttaatttttcccccACAATTGGTTGTACCAATTATTTGAATTAAGAGAGAGACGTCACAACCAGTTAAAAAtgtcccacacacacacacattttgaTATGTATGACGTCCTTACACACACAAATAAATATGTTGATTTCTCTATATTCACTTCATTTTATAACTTGAAGAACGGTGGGTTGGCCCAGTTGCAGTGCAAGGCCAAAGGATTGAGAGTAGATTAAACCGCCCTGGTGTTGGCGCTTAGCAAGGCCAGAAGGACCGGTAATTTCCTAGTGGGTACTACAATAAGTGAATGTTTCACAAAAACAAAGTAACCTGATGGCTGATGTCAATCCTATTacagttggatatatataagaaagtatatatatatatatataagatgatCATGAGGGTACTTTGAGAAATTCCTGTTAAATGTTCTATGTGCATCTTGAAATAAAAATCTATGTACAAATTTTATGCAGAAAATGAACTTTTTCGTTGTCAACCGAATTTGCAATTTTTAATATTCCTACTTTTTGGAGTGCAAATAAGCTATTAAATAATCCCTTGCATACATGTCAGGTTTCAGTAATTTAAAGGTTGATTACAATGTAAACAAACCTATAGATCATCTCATGATCTAAAAGGCTACCTGATTGACTAAAACAACTTAAAGTCTGAAAGCATCGATTCATTATTGTAAAGAGACCTTCTGTTAAAGTACAAACTCCATACAGTGCAAGGCAAACGTGAGTTTAAAATTTAATGCGTGCCTCCCACCTAAAGGTCAAAAACCATAAACTCTTTGGTGGTGCAAAGGCATTATAGAGTTCCATCTCCTCTTTGATTCACTTCACCACTTGATGTATCCTTTTCCACAGAAGAGACAGTTCTGGCCTTAATCAAACACCAATTACATGGTGAAACTTTTCTTTCAGCAGAAAAAGGAATCGATTACATGACTATACGGTATTCTAATTAACGTTGAACAAGTCGGTGAGAAAAGACGATGGACGTTGATCTTTCAGTCTTAGAGTGTACGTTCATCCCTGAAGCATTACCTGGGAATGCAATCAAACATGTCTTAATTAAAGCCATGTGGCTTTGTCTAATCTCGAGGAAATGGATGCAGAAACTACGTACTCTTTGTCAAGTTTTACTAGTCACTATGATTTAACAACAATTACTACCACTAAAGCACATATACAGGAGAAGTTAAAGTCACATGGGTTGGGCGACCCACCGACCTCAGAGTTTTCTAATGCATGGCTTGGATTCTGAGAGAGATTGATTCCAATATAAGCTGGGATCAGCTGCATTTTGGGCTAATTTCCAATCTGGAAAGCGGCAGAGCCACGTTTGGGTATTCGAATTGAAGCCATGCTGAGCACATGGCGCATGTGGGAGTGTTCCTAAATGGGGTTCATGCAATCCCCCCTTGTTTCTTCACTTgcttttctctccttcttctttctttttcgttcttgtgaaccttttttttttttttggagtttttATGATCGAAGGCTAAATTTCGAGCTCTTgcttcaatttccaaaatgaaGGCCCACATTGACTCTATTTCTGTTTAATAGGGAGCAGATTTTAAGCGAAGTTAAATGCTTCt encodes the following:
- the LOC116261928 gene encoding hydrophobic protein LTI6B — encoded protein: MGDGTANCVDILLAIILPPLGVFLKFGCKIEFWICLLLTILGYLPGIIYAVYAITK